A genomic stretch from Rubripirellula reticaptiva includes:
- a CDS encoding DUF1552 domain-containing protein has protein sequence MIGRYQINRRQFLRGAGVTLALPFLDSLRSVSAKQPDAELPRRMLLISNNLGVLPQQFFPETPGRDYELSPYLQALAEFRDDFTVISGLSHPDVDGGHSTENCFLTAARGPTKSGFRNTISLDQFAAERLGPVTRFPTLNLGVNIDKANRSLSWTRDGVLLPAEDSASALFRKMFIQGDQAAVKHQLHKLDERGSILDTLLDDTRQFRSNLGRDDQSRLDQYLTSVREIEERLQTARQWELRPKPITDQQPPDDIRDQKLFFEKFDLMLSMGRLALESDSTRIVTLMVDAFATPVFKLHPDQNTTDGYHNLSHHGQSESKVQQLIDADHQQMTLLHKLFGQLAETREGEDRLLDRTMILFGSNMGDANTHDNNNLPILLAGGGLKHGQHLAFRSDRNKPLCNLFVTMLQYLGVETESFGSSTGNLNEMT, from the coding sequence ATGATAGGCCGCTATCAAATCAATCGCCGTCAGTTTCTTCGCGGTGCGGGAGTCACGCTTGCGCTACCGTTTCTGGACAGCCTGCGTTCAGTATCAGCAAAGCAACCGGATGCAGAACTTCCGCGGCGAATGCTGTTGATCTCGAACAACCTCGGGGTCCTGCCGCAACAGTTCTTTCCGGAAACACCCGGGCGTGATTACGAACTCTCACCGTACCTGCAGGCTCTTGCCGAGTTCCGCGACGACTTCACGGTGATCAGTGGCCTCTCACACCCCGATGTCGACGGTGGTCACAGCACAGAGAACTGCTTTCTCACGGCAGCCCGTGGCCCGACCAAGAGTGGCTTTCGCAATACAATCTCGCTCGATCAATTCGCCGCCGAACGCCTGGGACCCGTGACGCGGTTCCCGACGCTCAATCTCGGCGTGAACATCGACAAGGCGAATCGCAGTCTTTCCTGGACGCGAGACGGTGTGCTGCTGCCCGCCGAAGACAGTGCGTCTGCTCTGTTTCGCAAGATGTTCATCCAGGGCGATCAGGCTGCTGTAAAACACCAGCTCCATAAACTCGACGAACGCGGCAGCATTCTCGATACGTTGCTGGATGATACGCGGCAGTTCCGCAGCAATCTCGGTCGCGACGATCAATCACGGCTCGACCAGTACCTGACGTCCGTCCGCGAAATCGAAGAGCGACTGCAAACAGCTCGCCAGTGGGAACTGCGCCCGAAACCGATAACTGATCAGCAACCACCGGACGACATTCGCGACCAGAAGTTGTTCTTCGAGAAGTTTGACCTGATGCTGTCGATGGGGCGGCTGGCGCTGGAATCGGATTCCACGCGGATCGTCACGCTGATGGTCGATGCCTTTGCGACTCCCGTGTTCAAACTGCATCCCGATCAGAACACAACCGATGGCTACCACAATCTCAGTCATCATGGTCAGTCAGAATCGAAGGTCCAACAACTCATCGACGCCGATCATCAGCAGATGACGCTGCTCCACAAGCTGTTCGGACAGCTTGCCGAAACTCGTGAAGGGGAAGACCGGTTGCTGGACCGCACGATGATCCTGTTCGGTAGCAACATGGGGGACGCCAACACCCACGACAATAACAACCTGCCGATTCTGCTCGCTGGCGGCGGACTCAAGCATGGCCAGCACCTCGCCTTCCGGAGCGATCGCAACAAACCACTGTGCAACCTGTTCGTCACGATGCTGCAGTACCTTGGCGTTGAAACAGAGTCCTTCGGCAGCAGCACTGGCAATTTGAATGAGATGACCTAA
- a CDS encoding DUF1592 domain-containing protein gives MSSSASRGHLKVSLFNGVCLLFCICASKSNASEIPKPIGELIRKTCVDCHDGDSAEAGLDLTSLTFDLADRRLRERWILIHDRVKSGEMPPDDSSLSDGDRQSLVKTLHDVIGKADREDVLANGRGPLRRLNRDEYEQNLRDVLKLPLLDIRDMLPEDRVAHRFNKTAAALDMSRVQLAANLDAADAALRQAVAGGPEPPPVTRYHAAGTQLFSATSTFGEREAMFFAKDNKAVDTTELDNLKDDPALELALFRSAHWPYFGYPRGFVAKLPGEYRVRFSARAVLQTEGYQLKPATDPVPMTFRARKPSGPDVSGDIRATGGIIDIQPEPAVYETTIRLLPTETFEYSLLGLPVPLARNVNGGPPTYRYPPFPDGGQPGVAFQWLEVEGPLPPETWPPPSHHVLFDDFGADIQSTNPQEDSRRLLRRFVEIAARMPVPEEALLRFEQLILKRLEQGSPFPEAMLAGYKAFLCSSHFLYLREPADPATGNLDQYAIASRLSHFLTNTRPDPALMELAGAGKLRDADTLRRETDRLINSPGFDRFVDAFTDYWLDLRNMRRDEPDIRLHPEYRFDEYLIESMERETRTFFTAMIRDNLPASVLVDADFVYANDRLARHYCLKPLSGSKMQKVVLPDDSPYGGLLTQAAISKVTANGTSTSPVIRGAWIMERLIGQPPPPPPASVPAVEPDIRGAKTIRELLALHTKSESCAGCHARFDPVGLALENFDVLGGWRTRYRGLEAGERISGIDRAGHDFAYALADTVDASGRLLDGRRFQDIHELKAILAGNPRQLARNLLHQFTLYATGTPVRFSDREEIESMLDACEADGYRVRDLVHALVQSRIFLGKEGSR, from the coding sequence GTGAGCAGCTCGGCATCCCGCGGCCACTTGAAGGTCTCCTTGTTTAACGGAGTGTGCTTGCTGTTTTGCATCTGCGCATCGAAGTCAAACGCGTCGGAAATCCCCAAGCCAATTGGTGAACTCATCCGGAAGACCTGCGTCGACTGTCATGACGGCGACTCGGCAGAAGCTGGACTGGACCTCACATCACTGACGTTTGATCTGGCTGACCGACGACTTCGCGAGCGTTGGATTCTGATTCATGATCGAGTCAAATCGGGTGAGATGCCGCCTGATGATTCAAGTCTCTCAGATGGTGATCGACAGTCACTGGTGAAGACACTGCACGACGTTATCGGGAAAGCGGATCGTGAGGATGTTCTTGCAAACGGTCGCGGTCCGTTGCGACGGCTCAACCGTGACGAATACGAACAGAATTTGCGGGACGTGCTGAAACTGCCGCTGCTCGATATTCGTGACATGCTGCCGGAAGATCGCGTTGCCCATCGGTTCAACAAGACTGCCGCGGCACTCGACATGTCCCGCGTGCAGTTGGCTGCCAACCTCGATGCCGCCGACGCGGCGCTGCGACAGGCGGTGGCGGGCGGACCGGAGCCGCCACCGGTCACCAGGTATCACGCGGCGGGGACGCAGCTTTTTTCGGCCACCAGCACCTTTGGTGAACGCGAAGCGATGTTCTTTGCGAAGGACAACAAGGCGGTTGATACGACAGAACTCGACAATCTTAAAGACGATCCCGCACTGGAACTGGCGTTGTTCCGGTCGGCTCACTGGCCCTATTTCGGATATCCGCGTGGATTCGTTGCGAAACTCCCGGGCGAATACCGGGTCCGCTTTTCGGCGCGGGCCGTCTTGCAGACCGAAGGGTATCAGCTCAAACCGGCAACCGATCCGGTGCCGATGACGTTTCGCGCGCGAAAGCCGTCTGGCCCGGATGTCTCTGGCGATATTCGGGCAACGGGTGGAATCATCGACATTCAGCCCGAGCCCGCCGTTTATGAGACGACCATTCGCTTACTTCCAACAGAGACGTTCGAGTACAGCCTGTTAGGTCTGCCAGTTCCGCTGGCACGTAACGTCAACGGTGGCCCGCCGACGTATCGTTATCCGCCGTTTCCCGATGGTGGCCAACCGGGGGTTGCCTTTCAATGGCTGGAAGTCGAAGGTCCGCTCCCGCCGGAGACATGGCCGCCGCCGTCACACCACGTCTTGTTTGATGATTTTGGAGCGGACATTCAATCCACCAACCCGCAAGAAGACTCGCGGCGTCTACTTCGGCGCTTCGTAGAGATCGCTGCTCGCATGCCTGTACCGGAAGAAGCACTGCTCCGGTTCGAGCAACTCATTCTCAAGCGACTCGAGCAGGGGAGCCCGTTCCCTGAGGCGATGCTCGCCGGTTACAAGGCGTTTCTCTGTTCCAGCCACTTCCTTTATCTGCGAGAACCTGCTGATCCAGCGACTGGCAATCTCGATCAATATGCCATTGCCTCACGACTATCGCATTTCCTAACGAACACGCGGCCGGACCCGGCGTTGATGGAACTGGCCGGCGCGGGAAAGCTCCGCGATGCTGACACACTTCGCCGTGAGACCGATCGGCTGATCAATAGTCCCGGCTTCGATCGGTTCGTTGATGCTTTTACCGACTACTGGCTCGACCTGCGCAACATGCGACGCGACGAACCGGATATTCGTCTGCATCCCGAGTACCGCTTTGATGAGTACCTGATCGAGTCGATGGAGCGCGAAACTCGCACCTTCTTCACGGCGATGATTCGCGACAATCTCCCAGCGAGTGTTCTAGTCGATGCCGACTTTGTTTACGCCAACGATCGTCTTGCGCGGCATTACTGTTTGAAACCGCTCAGCGGGTCCAAAATGCAAAAGGTCGTGTTACCCGATGACAGTCCCTACGGCGGTCTGTTGACGCAGGCGGCCATTTCGAAAGTGACCGCCAACGGCACATCGACGTCGCCGGTCATCCGCGGCGCGTGGATCATGGAGCGTTTGATCGGCCAGCCACCCCCGCCTCCGCCAGCGAGCGTCCCCGCTGTCGAGCCGGACATTCGTGGCGCGAAGACGATTCGTGAGTTGTTGGCTCTGCATACGAAATCGGAATCGTGTGCTGGCTGCCATGCGCGGTTCGATCCCGTTGGTTTGGCATTGGAAAACTTCGATGTCCTGGGCGGCTGGCGAACACGTTATCGCGGACTCGAAGCGGGAGAACGCATCTCCGGGATAGACCGCGCCGGCCACGATTTCGCCTACGCACTTGCTGACACGGTCGATGCCAGCGGCCGTTTGCTGGATGGTCGCCGCTTTCAGGACATTCACGAACTGAAGGCCATCCTTGCAGGCAATCCACGTCAACTGGCCCGCAATCTTCTGCACCAGTTCACGCTTTATGCGACCGGAACTCCGGTCCGGTTCTCAGATCGCGAGGAGATCGAATCAATGCTCGATGCCTGCGAAGCAGATGGATATCGCGTTCGTGATCTCGTCCATGCATTGGTGCAGAGCAGGATCTTTCTCGGAAAGGAAGGCAGCCGATGA
- a CDS encoding exo-alpha-sialidase, whose product MNPTFMLLASLLLSRFATLHADEPATLWDKRASLLKTAEIPVLKDVRFSVIKPYEFESDGYRFLHGAAICFHKGRLYSSFGHNQGGENTDTEEARFCVSEDEGERWSKVSTIDKGKGPIGVSHGAFLSHNGTLWAFQGAYTGTMSGVHTRAYLLDEASAQWQPKGTVIEDGFWPMQEPQKMDDGNWIMAGLKVGDSNPAIVAISHADDFTKWDLVPIPQSKNLKKMWGESTVIVSDKQITNISRYGDKAEALVATSEDYGRTWSEMRPSNLPMTTSKPIAGTLSTGQRYLVCTTTADSGKRRSPLTIAVSRSGETLFSKVFVIRHAEFTDGPGESHPKAALSYPYAIEHDGKLYVGYSNSGDKSARIGTGRELWNNNSAELAVIPIDQLRTDEGSLSPTEPTNVNEAAAMKAREEAELDQKYQAWVAKLTPAQQAWEKTLQAELGSFYLPIHKREKVAGKPNAWDFVEDDPVLPRVLLIGDSVSRAYTQTVRKKLAGIANVHRAPANCGSTSTGLKKIDVWLGDNKWDVIHFNFGIHDRATPLADYTNRLEQLVERMQQTGAKLVWASTTPIPDVADKYTAESIVERNAAAAEVMQRHSVIMDDLFTAITPRLAELQNPSDVHFTGPGNEFLGEQVATFFKSMIPIVSAPRQ is encoded by the coding sequence ATGAACCCCACCTTCATGCTACTTGCTTCCCTGCTCCTCTCGCGGTTCGCCACGCTGCACGCTGATGAGCCCGCAACACTCTGGGACAAGCGTGCGTCTTTGCTCAAGACAGCCGAAATACCAGTACTTAAGGATGTGCGTTTCTCGGTGATCAAGCCTTACGAGTTTGAAAGCGACGGTTATCGATTCCTGCATGGTGCGGCAATTTGTTTTCACAAGGGGCGGCTCTACTCATCGTTTGGTCACAACCAGGGCGGCGAGAACACCGACACGGAGGAAGCCAGGTTTTGCGTAAGCGAAGATGAAGGCGAGAGATGGAGCAAAGTGAGCACGATCGACAAAGGCAAAGGCCCAATCGGCGTGAGTCATGGCGCATTTCTTTCGCACAACGGAACACTCTGGGCTTTTCAGGGAGCCTACACCGGTACGATGAGCGGCGTTCATACACGGGCTTATCTTCTCGATGAGGCCAGCGCTCAATGGCAGCCGAAAGGCACTGTCATCGAAGACGGTTTCTGGCCCATGCAGGAACCTCAAAAGATGGACGACGGCAACTGGATCATGGCCGGGCTCAAGGTCGGTGACAGCAACCCGGCCATCGTTGCCATCAGCCATGCCGATGATTTCACCAAGTGGGATTTGGTGCCCATCCCGCAATCCAAGAACCTCAAGAAGATGTGGGGCGAATCCACTGTCATCGTCAGCGACAAACAGATCACAAACATTTCTCGCTACGGCGATAAAGCGGAAGCTCTTGTTGCAACCAGCGAAGACTACGGTCGCACCTGGAGTGAGATGCGTCCCAGCAATCTGCCGATGACCACCAGCAAACCAATCGCTGGTACGTTGAGCACCGGTCAGCGTTATCTCGTCTGCACCACCACAGCGGACAGCGGCAAGCGACGTTCGCCCTTGACCATCGCTGTCAGCAGATCAGGCGAGACCTTGTTCAGCAAAGTCTTCGTCATTCGCCATGCTGAATTCACCGATGGCCCCGGCGAGTCGCATCCAAAAGCCGCGCTCTCTTATCCGTATGCAATCGAGCACGACGGAAAGCTCTACGTCGGCTACTCAAACAGCGGCGACAAGTCGGCCCGCATCGGCACCGGCCGCGAGCTTTGGAACAATAACAGCGCCGAACTGGCCGTCATCCCGATCGATCAATTGCGTACCGACGAAGGCTCGCTTTCGCCAACGGAGCCGACCAACGTTAACGAAGCAGCTGCGATGAAGGCTCGCGAAGAAGCGGAACTGGACCAGAAGTATCAAGCTTGGGTGGCAAAGCTGACGCCCGCCCAGCAGGCGTGGGAGAAAACACTGCAGGCGGAACTTGGCAGCTTCTATCTGCCGATTCATAAGCGTGAGAAGGTTGCCGGGAAACCCAACGCCTGGGACTTCGTCGAAGACGATCCCGTATTGCCCCGAGTCCTTCTCATTGGCGATTCGGTCTCACGCGCCTATACGCAAACAGTAAGAAAAAAGCTGGCAGGAATTGCCAACGTGCATCGCGCTCCCGCCAACTGCGGCTCAACGTCCACCGGTTTGAAAAAGATTGACGTATGGCTAGGCGATAATAAGTGGGATGTCATCCACTTCAATTTTGGAATCCACGATAGAGCGACACCGCTGGCGGATTACACGAATCGGCTTGAACAACTTGTCGAACGAATGCAGCAGACTGGTGCAAAGCTGGTTTGGGCCAGCACAACACCGATACCCGACGTCGCGGACAAGTACACCGCTGAGTCGATCGTTGAACGCAACGCAGCAGCCGCTGAAGTGATGCAACGACACTCAGTCATTATGGATGATCTCTTCACTGCAATCACGCCACGGTTAGCCGAATTGCAAAATCCCAGTGATGTACACTTCACCGGGCCGGGAAATGAATTTCTTGGTGAGCAGGTAGCGACGTTCTTTAAATCAATGATTCCGATTGTGTCCGCGCCAAGACAATGA
- a CDS encoding FAD-dependent oxidoreductase: MRDTSTLLLTLVAALMLAPLAVLRAADRSLDSPDIVVCGATPAGIAAALNAAEGDRSIWLVEPTGRIGGMMTHGLSHSDFHSFEALNGPFLLFSQRVLKHYQATYGEDSAQVQDSWQGTHGEPSVNLLIFQQMLAERPTITVLTNHRLVEVDVENSTITALHFVLPDSKKVTVKPRLVIDATYEGDLLAAAKIPYRVGREAKSEYSETLAPEAADAELQGYNFRLCMTQNPTNHAPIPVPDNYNREDYAAIIPLVKAGQFDAAFGYPGRRFILKAHLPVMPNGKHDINDVSQGLVRLSLPGQHHEYPEGNLATRRLIEKKHLDWQLGLIHFVQTDPELPEAFRKEAATWGLCRDEFADTGHIPPQIYVREGRRMVGLRVYTEADTEYAPNDARARLHLDAIAVGEYSHNCHGTGHEGPPIGGRHTGEFYKGVAPYQIPFGVLVPKKIRNLLVPTACSASHVGFCALRLEPIWMSLGGAAGFAADMALAESVSVQEVDVEALKRRVWSSGGATIHVSDVPPSHPDFIPVQWWGSLGGLHGIEPAPKKPGARGKHIVSQYYEAFPGHSIKLDQPLDEELKTRWNQLARQHGLPESNNSTTRGDWIRAAFAGAKKR, encoded by the coding sequence ATGAGAGATACAAGCACCTTACTCCTAACGCTTGTTGCGGCCCTGATGCTCGCGCCGCTGGCTGTGTTGCGAGCCGCCGATCGGTCCTTGGATTCACCAGACATTGTCGTGTGCGGTGCCACGCCCGCGGGCATTGCCGCGGCACTGAATGCTGCTGAAGGCGACCGAAGCATTTGGCTGGTCGAGCCCACGGGGCGAATCGGTGGCATGATGACACACGGCCTCTCGCATTCGGATTTCCATAGCTTCGAAGCACTCAACGGGCCTTTTCTGCTGTTTAGTCAGCGAGTCCTAAAGCACTACCAGGCTACTTATGGTGAAGACTCTGCGCAAGTCCAAGACAGCTGGCAGGGAACCCATGGTGAGCCTTCAGTCAACCTGCTGATCTTTCAACAGATGCTCGCCGAACGGCCGACAATCACAGTCCTAACCAACCACCGTCTGGTCGAAGTTGACGTTGAGAACTCGACCATCACCGCTCTGCATTTTGTGCTTCCGGATTCAAAGAAAGTCACGGTCAAGCCGCGGCTGGTCATCGATGCCACTTACGAAGGCGACCTGCTGGCAGCAGCGAAGATTCCGTACCGCGTGGGCCGCGAGGCGAAGTCAGAGTATTCAGAAACGCTCGCGCCGGAAGCTGCCGACGCCGAACTGCAGGGTTACAACTTCCGTCTATGCATGACTCAGAACCCGACGAATCACGCACCTATTCCTGTCCCCGACAATTACAACCGAGAGGACTATGCGGCGATCATTCCTCTGGTGAAAGCCGGGCAGTTTGACGCTGCCTTCGGCTATCCCGGCCGTCGCTTCATACTCAAGGCACATCTTCCGGTGATGCCTAACGGCAAGCACGACATCAACGATGTCTCACAGGGACTCGTTCGTCTTTCGCTGCCAGGTCAACATCACGAGTATCCCGAGGGCAACCTCGCCACCCGCCGCTTGATAGAGAAGAAGCATCTCGACTGGCAGCTCGGCCTGATCCATTTCGTCCAGACCGATCCCGAACTGCCTGAGGCATTTCGAAAGGAAGCCGCGACGTGGGGTCTATGCCGCGATGAGTTTGCGGACACCGGCCACATCCCACCGCAAATCTACGTTCGAGAAGGTCGCCGCATGGTGGGCTTGCGAGTCTACACCGAAGCCGACACCGAATACGCCCCCAACGACGCCCGTGCCCGGTTGCATCTCGACGCCATCGCGGTCGGAGAATACAGTCACAACTGCCACGGCACAGGCCACGAAGGACCACCTATCGGCGGACGACACACGGGCGAATTCTACAAGGGCGTTGCTCCCTATCAAATTCCCTTTGGCGTGCTGGTGCCGAAGAAGATTCGCAATTTGCTGGTTCCGACAGCCTGCAGCGCAAGCCATGTCGGTTTCTGCGCTCTGCGACTCGAACCAATCTGGATGTCGCTTGGAGGCGCTGCTGGGTTTGCAGCCGACATGGCGCTGGCTGAGAGCGTCTCTGTGCAGGAGGTCGATGTCGAAGCATTAAAACGCCGTGTTTGGTCGAGCGGCGGAGCAACGATCCACGTGAGCGACGTGCCTCCGAGCCACCCAGACTTTATCCCCGTGCAATGGTGGGGCAGCCTTGGCGGCTTGCATGGAATCGAGCCCGCTCCGAAAAAACCAGGCGCGCGAGGCAAGCATATCGTTAGTCAGTATTACGAAGCGTTTCCTGGCCACTCCATCAAGCTCGACCAGCCACTGGATGAGGAACTTAAGACTCGCTGGAATCAACTGGCTCGCCAACACGGCCTGCCGGAGTCCAATAACAGCACAACCCGCGGCGACTGGATTCGAGCTGCATTTGCGGGCGCAAAGAAAAGGTGA
- a CDS encoding DUF1501 domain-containing protein codes for MTPFLNRRHFLTQATTGLSSIALASLLDQQRLLADTAPIRPKIDPAKPFAARDTHHPAAAKNVLVIFCAGACSQIDTFDYKPELIKRHGQPMPGAESLVTFQGEQGMLTKSPWEFKPRGESGKMISELVPQLAELADDMCFIHSLTGKTNTHGPGENFMSTGYTLDGFPSMGAWATWALGTENENLPAYVAIADPRGTPQSSVNNWGPGFLPAAFQGTEFSALKPLDNLDIPPGVSAKTDRATRSFLERMNQRHLEQFPGDSELAARISSYQLAARMQLSVPEVTDLSSEPQSILREYGADDSQNTLKAQFAKNCILARRLIENGVRFVQLFNGAYQTGGEGVSNWDGHKSLQEQYSKHGPVLDQPCAALLRDMKRRGLLKDTLVVWMTEFGRMPTFQKGASGRDHNPDGFTAWMMGAGVKAPFTYGATDEFGYKAAENISTVYDFHATILHLLGLNHKQLTYYHNGFERRLTDVHGHVIKEILA; via the coding sequence ATGACTCCATTTCTGAATCGACGACACTTTCTGACTCAGGCGACGACGGGACTCAGCAGCATCGCGCTGGCGAGTTTGCTGGATCAGCAACGGTTGCTTGCCGACACTGCACCGATTCGTCCGAAGATCGATCCCGCGAAACCGTTCGCTGCTCGTGACACGCATCATCCTGCGGCGGCGAAGAATGTGCTGGTGATCTTTTGCGCGGGTGCGTGCAGCCAGATCGACACGTTCGACTATAAGCCCGAACTGATCAAACGCCATGGCCAGCCCATGCCGGGCGCCGAGTCGCTGGTGACATTTCAGGGCGAACAAGGCATGCTGACGAAGAGTCCGTGGGAATTCAAACCGCGTGGCGAATCCGGCAAGATGATTTCGGAACTTGTGCCGCAACTTGCGGAACTCGCCGATGACATGTGTTTCATCCATTCGTTGACCGGAAAGACCAACACGCATGGGCCGGGCGAAAACTTCATGTCGACCGGTTATACGCTCGATGGTTTCCCCAGCATGGGCGCGTGGGCGACATGGGCATTGGGAACCGAGAACGAAAACCTGCCGGCTTACGTCGCGATTGCCGATCCACGTGGCACGCCGCAGTCGAGCGTCAATAATTGGGGACCGGGTTTTCTGCCCGCAGCCTTTCAGGGAACCGAGTTCAGCGCCCTCAAACCGCTAGACAACCTCGACATTCCGCCGGGTGTCAGCGCAAAAACTGATCGAGCGACGCGAAGTTTTCTGGAACGCATGAACCAGCGTCATCTCGAACAATTTCCGGGCGACAGCGAACTAGCGGCGAGAATTTCCAGTTATCAACTCGCCGCGCGGATGCAGTTGAGCGTTCCCGAAGTCACCGACTTGTCGAGCGAACCGCAGAGTATTTTGCGCGAATACGGAGCGGACGATTCGCAGAACACCTTGAAGGCACAGTTTGCGAAGAACTGTATCCTCGCGCGGCGGTTGATTGAAAACGGCGTCCGTTTTGTGCAACTGTTCAATGGCGCCTATCAGACTGGTGGCGAAGGCGTCAGTAACTGGGACGGACACAAATCGCTTCAAGAACAGTACAGCAAACATGGCCCGGTGCTGGATCAACCTTGCGCGGCTCTGCTTCGAGACATGAAGCGGCGTGGGTTGTTGAAGGATACGTTGGTCGTTTGGATGACCGAGTTCGGTCGCATGCCGACATTTCAAAAGGGAGCCAGCGGACGCGATCACAATCCAGACGGATTCACGGCATGGATGATGGGAGCTGGCGTGAAAGCACCGTTCACTTACGGGGCGACCGATGAGTTCGGTTACAAAGCCGCCGAAAACATCAGCACCGTCTACGATTTCCACGCCACGATTCTGCATCTGTTAGGTCTGAACCACAAGCAACTCACCTACTACCACAATGGCTTCGAGCGTCGCCTGACAGACGTGCATGGTCACGTCATCAAGGAGATACTGGCGTGA
- a CDS encoding sulfatase-like hydrolase/transferase, with the protein MNKQAVLILILVLLLLPLTALQSVKAAKPNVLFIIADDLGWGDLRCYGNPVIDTPTIDGLAKAGVRFTDHYSPSALCAPARAGFLTGRFNHRTGAVDVPSNRGLDRLDLSEKTFGDYFRHAGYATALIGKWHNGAYSDDYLPRRRGFDLFFGFPNGGQDYWKWNLLRNDDAVQHDGRYLSNALNDEAITFIRQQKTRPFALWLAHHAPHSPLQAPEALVQKYEKRLGKNVAKAVAITYAMIEAMDMGLARVFQTLKDEGVWENTLIVFTSDNGPVLRPAAELGSQMRFNGVFSGQKESVLEGGIRVPAIVAWPRHIPSGRVESTAVHGCDWLPTLYSLTGESAPAGAKPFDGMNLMPLLEGKPAPAVAGRFLSFQRNRYAPVPHVNASIRDSRWKLYWPGHDASLKKDSGRDNPSYLRGVVTPHWEMPLDRQLDPPTTAPQPPPRLYDLDADPAEQHNLAAQHPEIVKSLAAKHDAWFNDVNADWRQSRAHIVAQDRAYWSTRTAPDPAALFKDYWQWKSAPKGTDPKTADPLQVFRGFWNNALTDQ; encoded by the coding sequence ATGAACAAACAAGCGGTCCTCATCCTCATCCTCGTCCTCCTGCTGCTCCCGCTCACCGCGTTGCAATCTGTTAAGGCAGCGAAACCCAATGTCCTGTTCATCATCGCCGATGATCTTGGTTGGGGCGATCTTCGCTGCTATGGCAATCCTGTAATCGACACACCCACGATCGATGGGCTGGCGAAGGCGGGAGTTCGATTCACTGATCATTACTCACCATCAGCGTTGTGCGCGCCGGCCCGCGCGGGGTTTCTGACAGGGCGTTTCAATCATCGCACCGGCGCTGTGGATGTGCCCAGTAATCGCGGACTCGACCGGCTTGATTTGTCCGAGAAAACCTTCGGTGACTACTTCCGTCACGCGGGCTACGCGACGGCGCTCATCGGCAAGTGGCACAACGGCGCGTATTCTGACGACTATCTGCCGCGCCGGCGCGGGTTTGATCTGTTCTTCGGATTTCCCAACGGCGGGCAGGATTACTGGAAATGGAATCTGCTCCGCAACGACGATGCCGTGCAGCACGATGGGCGATATCTCTCAAATGCACTCAACGACGAAGCTATCACGTTTATTCGCCAGCAAAAGACAAGACCATTCGCGTTGTGGCTCGCGCATCATGCACCACACAGTCCGCTGCAGGCTCCCGAGGCGCTCGTGCAGAAGTACGAGAAACGTTTAGGCAAGAACGTCGCCAAAGCTGTGGCGATTACTTATGCGATGATCGAGGCAATGGACATGGGCCTAGCACGAGTGTTTCAGACGCTGAAGGACGAGGGCGTGTGGGAAAACACGCTGATCGTTTTCACCAGCGACAACGGCCCAGTGCTCAGACCCGCCGCGGAACTCGGTTCGCAGATGCGATTCAACGGTGTCTTCTCTGGCCAGAAGGAGTCGGTATTAGAGGGAGGCATCCGAGTGCCTGCCATTGTCGCCTGGCCAAGACATATCCCAAGCGGACGAGTCGAGTCCACTGCGGTGCATGGTTGCGATTGGCTGCCGACACTTTACAGCCTCACCGGAGAGTCTGCGCCGGCCGGTGCTAAACCTTTTGACGGGATGAATCTGATGCCGTTGCTCGAAGGAAAGCCAGCACCCGCAGTGGCCGGGCGTTTCCTTTCGTTCCAACGCAACCGCTACGCCCCCGTGCCGCACGTTAACGCGTCCATTCGCGATAGCCGGTGGAAACTGTATTGGCCCGGCCATGACGCATCGCTCAAGAAAGACAGTGGTCGCGACAATCCCTCCTATCTGCGAGGCGTCGTGACGCCACATTGGGAGATGCCGCTTGACCGGCAACTCGACCCGCCCACCACCGCACCGCAACCCCCGCCACGCCTCTACGATCTCGACGCTGATCCCGCCGAGCAGCACAATCTGGCCGCCCAGCACCCCGAGATCGTGAAGTCGCTTGCCGCGAAACACGATGCCTGGTTCAACGACGTAAACGCCGACTGGCGGCAATCGCGAGCCCACATCGTTGCGCAGGACCGAGCATACTGGAGTACCCGCACCGCACCCGATCCCGCCGCCTTGTTCAAAGACTACTGGCAATGGAAGTCTGCCCCCAAAGGCACTGACCCCAAGACTGCTGATCCGCTGCAGGTCTTCCGAGGCTTCTGGAATAACGCTCTAACAGACCAATGA